GTCACAGATATTCAGGTGAGGAAATTGAAGAAATACTTAAGTCAAGGGAAGACGTTGGAAGTAGCAGCGGCTAGAGCCGGCATGGATGAGAAAACCGGTCGCAAGTATAGAGATAATGGCAAATTGCCAAGTGAGATCAGTGCGGAGCGAGTGAGGGAGTGGCGAACTCGTAAAGATCCTTTTGAAGGTATATGGCCAGAGGTTTTACAATTTCTGGAAACTAATGAAGGTTTGGAAGCCAAAACTCTTTTTACCCATTTTCAAAGGATTTATCCCGGTTCTTTTGGAGATGGCCAGCTCCGCACGTTTCAACGTCGAGTAAAAACCTGGCGTTGTACAGAAGGTCCAGGACGTGAAGTTTATTTTCCCCAGGTGCATGTGCCTGCACGGTTGAGTCAGTCTGATTTTACAGATATGTCCCAATTACAGATCAGTATTGGTGGTCAGCCTTTTGATCACCTGATCTACCATTTTGTGCTGACATATTCGAACTGGGAGACAGGAACGATCTGTTTTTCCGAGAGTTTCGAAAGCCTGAGCGAAGGATTACAGAAGAGTCTATGGAAACTTGGCGGAGTTCCAGAACAACATCAAACAGACAGGTTGTCAGCTGCGGTGAATAAACCGGATAACCCGGAAGAGTTTACCCGTGGCTACCAGGGGCTTTTGGCCCATTACAAATTGCAAGGCCGTAAAATCAATTCGTCAAGCCCCACGAAAATGGTGACATTGAGCAGCGCCATCATCGTTTCAAGAAAGCCGTAGATCAGGCCCTGATGCTGCGAGGTAACCGGGATTTTACTACACGCAAGGAATATGAGTTATTTCTACAGAAGCTGTTTGCACAACTCAACTGCAACCGCCAGGAGCGCTTTCAAGAAGAACAGTCGATGTTGCGTCCACTGCCTTCGGGTAAGCTCGACACATGTACTCGTTTTGAAGTTCGAGTTGGTCCCAGCAGTACGATCAGAGTAAAGCACAAGGTTTACTCGGTGAATAGTCGACTTATCAAAGAAACAGTCACAGTGCGGCTGTATGCAGAGTATCTGGAGATCTGGTACGGTCAGAAACATATTGAGAATATCCCCAGAATACGAGGCGGTAGCAAACATTATATCCAGTACCGCCATATAATTGACTGGCTGGTTCGAAAACCCGGTGCATTTGAGAACTACAGATACCGCAGTGATCTTTTTCCTACGAGCAGGTTCCGGGTTGCCTATGACTCTCTGCGCAAATTTCGTACCGTTACGGGAGCAGCAAAAGAATACTTATCTATTTTACAGCTTGCTGCCCAAGATAATGAGACAGCTGTAGATGATGCCCTTCGTCATCTGATTGACCATGAAAAGAACATTGATTTTGCCCAGGTAAAAACACTGCTTGTCTCTGGTAAACCGGTTGAACCGATTACCAATATTTCTGTCCAGACTGTTGCCCTCACAGGCTATGATCAACTCTTACAGGAGGGTTGCAGATGAGTTCAACCGATAATCGAATTATCCTGGATGCGTCTCTTAAAAAGCTTTATCTGTCAACTATCCGAGCCTGTTACCAGGAGGAGGCGGATTTGGCGAGAAAGGAATCACTAAGCTATGAATCATACCTTCAGGAACTGGTTGTGCGGGAGTGTGAAGAAAGACGCCATAAACGCATTACCAGATATTTGCGAGAATCCAGACTGCCCCTGGAAAAAAACTTAGCTTCGTTTGAAATGGATCGGCTTCCGGCCAAACTGAGCGGCTTTGTCAATAGTTTGCTGGAAGGTTCTTTTCTTGACAGGTGTGAAAACATACTAGCTTTTGGAAACCCAGGTAGTGGAAAAACCCATCTGCTCTGTGCCATTGCCCAGGAACTGATTAACAAGGATAGGCGTGTTTTCTTTTCTCCGTGCAGTCTGCTGGTGCAAAATCTGCTGGTGGCCAAAAAGGAGCTTGTTCTTCCAAGATTTCTGAAAAAACTTGCCAAGTATGATGCCATACTGATCGACGATATCGGCTATGTCCAGCAAAGCCGAGAAGAAATGGAAGTGCTCTTTACCCTTCTTGCGTATTGTTATGAACGGAACAGTATCATGCTAACCAGCAATTTACCATTTTCACAGTGGGAGAAGATATTTAAAGATCCAATGACTACGGCTGCAGCGATAGACCGGCTTGTGCATCATAGCGTAATACTGGAACTTAATCTTGATAGCTACAGACTGGAAAAAGCAAAACAAAGCCTTGAGGAAAATTAATAATCACAGAATAGGGGGCTCTGCCCCAACCCCGAGGTTTAACGCATTGTGGCCATGAGGATGAAGAAAGAAAAGACCGGGCAAATCCTTATACCCGGTCTTCATCCTTACGGCACTCATCTCGGCGCTCGGGTCGCTCCTCAGCGTTGCCCTATCCTCCGGATGAGTACAAATAAGTTACATTTTAGATGAGGACACTGCAACAGAAACAGAAAAAGCAATGAAATATTATTGCGTATTATTATGTGGTTAAGGCCGGAATTATAATTGTCGCCAGCCGGGAATTATAATTGTCGTTGATTACCCTCTGAAATCAACTGCAACATCATAGAGATAGAAAAGAGGAATTCCTTGTGGAACAATCAGATGGAAAGGAATGAAAAAACGGAAAACTCGATGATCAACAGAATTTGGAACTTTTTAGAACCATTAAAATTTAAATACTCCATACCTCACTGTTCTAACAGTAACAATTTGCATTGGAACGAATTAATTCCATTGGAAACTTTTATCACCTTTTTGAAGTTTATATTTTCCAATTTTTCTGATCAATGCTGTATGAGAAATCTTTAACGCTCTGGCAGCCTGGCGAATACTTCGTGTCCTGTTGAGACTTTCTACAATAATCTGCTTTTCATATTGACCCATAAGACTCTTGAGTCCCATGTCGTTCTGAAAACCCAAACCCTCATCGCGATGAACGAACAGATCCACTTCACTGCTGATAAGAATGGAATCCACCCCTATCATGTCTGAATCACTTAATATAGCACCACGCTCAATTACACTTTTCAACTCCCGAACATTTCCGGGCCATGTGTATTTCAACAGTTTTGCCAGAGCAGCCTTGCTGAGAACCTGATCTTTTTTTCCCAGTCTTGCATTAAACCGATGAAGAAAAGCTGCAGCCAACAGGGGAATATCGATCAATCGCTCACGTAAAGGGGGAATCTGAATAGTAAAACCATTGATACGATAGTAGAGATCCTCCCTGAAACGTTTCTCACGGATGA
The DNA window shown above is from Desulfomarina profundi and carries:
- the istB gene encoding IS21-like element helper ATPase IstB — translated: MSSTDNRIILDASLKKLYLSTIRACYQEEADLARKESLSYESYLQELVVRECEERRHKRITRYLRESRLPLEKNLASFEMDRLPAKLSGFVNSLLEGSFLDRCENILAFGNPGSGKTHLLCAIAQELINKDRRVFFSPCSLLVQNLLVAKKELVLPRFLKKLAKYDAILIDDIGYVQQSREEMEVLFTLLAYCYERNSIMLTSNLPFSQWEKIFKDPMTTAAAIDRLVHHSVILELNLDSYRLEKAKQSLEEN